The Equus quagga isolate Etosha38 chromosome 12, UCLA_HA_Equagga_1.0, whole genome shotgun sequence genome includes a region encoding these proteins:
- the TTI1 gene encoding TELO2-interacting protein 1 homolog produces MAVFDTPEEAFGVLRPVCVQLTKTQTVENVERLQAQLQAVSDSALQELQQYILFPLRFTLKAPGPKRERLIQSVVECLTFVLSSTCVKEQELLQELFSELSACLYSPTSQKPAAVSEELKLAVIQGLSTLMHSAYGDILVTFYEPSILPRLGFAVSLLLGLAEQEKSKQIKIAALKCLQVLLFQCDCEDHPRSLDELEQKQLGDLFAAFLPGISTALTRVITGDFKQGHSIVVSSLQIFYKTVGFVMADEQLRRLSKVQAKPAVEHRVAELMVHREADWVKNTSDKLTILIKKIIECVSVHPHWKVRLELIDLVEALLVKCSQSLVESAGPLLKALVSLVNDESSEVQAHCSKALRHFADQKVVVGNRAFADILSENLHSLATSLPRLMNSQDDQGKFSTLSLLLGYLKLLGPRVNFVLNSVSHLQRLSKALIQVLELDVADIKVVEERRWNSGHLSASPKTSAAGPRRQIQRRYFRFFTDERVFLLLRQVCHLLGFYGNLYLLVDHFLELYHESAVYRKQAAMILNELVAGAAGLEVENLHEKHTETSPEELREIVTSILEEYTSQENWYLVTCIEAEEMGEELTVKQSGLQAITSGAHTCQVSSFLAFSNPSPTICSMNSNIWQICIQLEGIGHFAYALGKDFRLLLMSALYPVLEKAGDQTLLISQAAASAMMDICHACGYDSLQHLINQNSDYLVNGISLNLRHLSLHPHTPKVLEVMLQNSDASLLPLVADVVQDVLATLDQFYDKRATSFVSVLHALLAALARWFPDTGNLGQLREQSVGEEGSHLSQRLATLEEGLENTTTAEDIEQFLLNYLKEKDVADGNVSDFDNEEEEQADPPKLEENDTRPDMEPPLPVHIQIATDVMERCIHLLSDKNLKIRLKVLDVLDLCVVVLQSHKNQLLPLAHRTWPSLVRRLTNDDPLAVLRAFKVLRTLGGKCGDFLRSRFCKDVLPKLAGSLVTQAPVSARAGPVYSHTLAFKLQLAVLQGLGPLCEKLDLGEGDLNKVAAACLIYLSAKQPVKLQEAARSVFLHLMKADPDSTWFLLNELYCPMQFTPPHPSLHPVRFQGATEQQNPYSANVLRLLRELQ; encoded by the exons ATGGCAGTTTTTGATACTCCTGAGGAGGCCTTTGGCGTCTTACGTCCAGTCTGTGTTCAGCTCACAAAGACCCAGACGGTGGAGAACGTGGAGCGTCTGCAGGCACAGTTACAAGCCGTGAGTGACTCCGCCCTTCAGGAACTTCAGCAGTACATCCTCTTCCCTTTGCGATTTACTCTGAAGGCCCCGGGTCCCAAAAGAGAGCGCTTGATCCAGAGTGTGGTGGAATGCCTCACGTTTGTCCTCTCTTCAACATGTGTGAAGGAACAGGAGCTTCTCCAGGAACTCTTTTCGGAACTCTCTGCTTGTCTGTATTCGCCCACCTCCCAGAAACCCGCAGCTGTGTCAGAGGAGTTGAAATTGGCTGTGATCCAGGGCCTGAGCACATTAATGCACTCGGCTTATGGGGATATCCTTGTGACTTTTTATGAGCCCTCCATTCTGCCTCGTTTAGGATTTGCTGTGTCTTTACTGTTAGGCCTAGCAGAACAGGAGAAATCGAAGCAAATTAAAATTGCTGCCTTAAAGTGTTTACAGGTTCTGCTGTTTCAGTGTGATTGTGAAGACCATCCAAGGTCCTTGGATGAGCTTGAGCAAAAGCAGCTGGGGGACTTGTTTGCTGCTTTTTTACCTGGAATCTCAACTGCACTGACCAGGGTTATCACGGGGGACTTTAAACAAGGGCACAGCATTGTCGTGTCTTCCCTACAGATCTTTTACAAGACAGTGGGCTTCGTTATGGCTGATGAGCAGCTCAGAAGACTCTCAAAGGTCCAAGCAaagcctgcagtggagcacagagTAGCAGAGCTGATGGTTCACAGGGAAGCCGATTGGGTAAAAAATACCAGCGACAAGTTGACTATccttattaaaaagataattgagTGTGTTTCGGTTCACCCCCACTGGAAGGTGAGACTGGAACTGATAGACCTTGTCGAGGCCCTTCTTGTGAAGTGCAGTCAGTCACTGGTCGAGTCGGCTGGCCCCCTTCTGAAGGCGTTGGTGAGTCTAGTGAATGATGAGAGCTCTGAAGTCCAAGCCCACTGCAGTAAGGCTCTGAGACATTTTGCAGATCAGAAAGTAGTGGTGGGCAACAGGGCCTTTGCTGACATCTTGTCGGAAAACCTACATTCCCTTGCCACATCTCTTCCACGCCTAATGAACTCCCAAGATGATCAGGGCAAATTCTCTACTCTCTCCTTGTTACTCGGTTATCTGAAACTCTTGGGCCCAAGAGTGAACTTTGTCCTCAACTCTGTGTCCCATCTCCAGCGCCTTTCCAAAGCACTTATCCAAGTTCTAGAATTAGACGTGGCTGACATCAAGGTTGTTGAAGAGCGACGCTGGAACTCAGGTCATCTGAGTGCTTCTCCGAAGACTTCAGCTGCAGGGCCACGACGTCAGATCCAGAGGAGGTATTTCCGCTTCTTCACCGATGAGAGGGTTTTCCTGCTCTTGCGGCAGGTTTGTCACCTTCTGGGCTTTTACGGGAACCTCTATTTGCTTGTGGATCACTTTCTGGAACTGTACCACGAATCTGCGGTTTACCGGAAGCAAGCCGCCATGATTCTGAATGAACTGGTTGCAGGGGCTGCTGGGCTGGAGGTGGAGAATCTTCATGAAAAACATACTGAAACAAGCCCAGAGGAACTGAGAGAGATTGTGACGTCTATACTTGAAGAATACACGAGCCAAGAAAACTGGTATTTGGTCACTTGTATCGAAGCTGAAGAAATGGGAGAGGAGCTAACAGTGAAGCAGTCAGGCCTCCAGGCTATCACATCTGGTGCTCACACCTGCCAAGTTTCATCTTTTCTAGCCTTCTCAAACCCCAGTCCCACTATTTGCTCCATGAACAGCAACATCTGGCAAATATGCATCCAGTTGGAAGGGATTGGCCACTTTGCATATGCACTAGGAAAAGACTTTCGTTTGCTCTTGATGTCAGCGCTCTATCCAGTACTGGAGAAGGCTGGAGACCAAACCCTTCTCATTAGTCAGGCAGCTGCCAGCGCCATGATGGACATTTGCCACGCTTGTGGCTACGACTCCCTGCAGCACCTGATCAATCAGAATTCAGACTATTTGGTGAATGGGATCTCTTTAAATCTGCGTCATCTGTCTCTGCACCCCCATACCCCAAAGGTCTTGGAAGTCATGCTGCAGAACTCGGACGCTAGCCTGCTTCCTTTGGTGGCAGATGTGGTTCAAGATGTCTTGGCTACTCTGGACCAATTTTATGATAAGAGAGCTACTTCCTTTGTTAGTGTTCTGCACGCCCTGCTGGCAGCATTAG CCCGGTGGTTCCCAGACACAGGTAATCTCGGGCAACTCCGAGAGCAAAGTGTCGGGGAGGAGGGAAGTCATTTGAGCCAAAGACTGGCAACTCTTGAGGAAGGACTTGAGAATACCACCACAGCTGAAGACATTGAACAGTTTTTGCTGAACTACCTCAAGGAAAAGGATGTGGCAGATGGAAATGTCTCAGATTTTGATAATGAAGAAG AGGAGCAGGCAGACCCTCCCAAATTGGAAGAGAATGACACCCGACCCGATATGGAACCACCACTGCCCGTGCACATCCAGATCGCCACGGATGTGATGGAACGCTGCATCCACTTGTTGTcagataaaaatctgaaaatccgCTTGAAG gtctTGGATGTACTGGATCTGTGTGTGGTAGTTCTACAGTCCCACAAGAACCAGCTCCTTCCCTTGGCTCATCGGACCTGGCCCTCACTCGTGCGCCGACTCACCAACGATGACCCCCTGGCGGTACTCAGAGCCTTCAAG GTTTTGCGTACCCTGGGAGGCAAGTGTGGCGATTTTCTAAGGAGTCGGTTCTGCAAAGATGTCCTGCCAAAGCTGGCTGGCTCCTTGGTCACCCAGGCTCCCGTCAGTGCCAGGGCTGGACCAGTTTACTCCCATACGCTGGCCTTCAAGTTGCAGCTGGCTGTCTTGCAGGGCCTGGGCCCCCTCTGCGAGAAACTGGACCTAG GTGAGGGTGACCTGAATAAAGTGGCTGCCGCCTGCTTGATTTACCTCAGCGCCAAACAGCCCGTGAAATTACAAGAGGCTGCCAGGAG